A section of the Bacillus sp. SM2101 genome encodes:
- a CDS encoding HPr family phosphocarrier protein gives MVEKKVEVQLKTGLQARPAALFVQEANRYASDIFLEKNGKKVNAKSIMGLMSLAVSNGSTITLYADGQDEEEALEALCNFVIQNG, from the coding sequence ATGGTTGAAAAAAAAGTAGAGGTACAATTGAAAACAGGATTACAAGCTCGACCAGCAGCTCTATTTGTTCAAGAGGCGAATCGTTACGCTTCAGATATTTTTTTAGAGAAGAATGGCAAAAAGGTAAATGCTAAAAGCATTATGGGCTTAATGAGCTTAGCGGTTAGCAATGGTTCAACAATTACATTGTATGCTGATGGGCAAGATGAAGAAGAAGCACTTGAAGCATTATGTAATTTTGTTATTCAAAATGGCTAA
- the clpP gene encoding ATP-dependent Clp endopeptidase proteolytic subunit ClpP, with amino-acid sequence MNLIPTVIEQTNRGERAYDIYSRLLKDRIILLGSAIDDNVANSIVAQLLFLTAEDSDKDISLYINSPGGSITAGMAIYDTMQFIKPNVSTMCIGMAASMGAFLLAAGTKGKRFALPNSEVMIHQPLGGAQGQATEIEIAAKRILFLRDKLNGILSERTGQPLEVIERDTERDNFMTAEKATEYGLIDKVLDPAK; translated from the coding sequence TTGAATCTAATTCCTACTGTTATCGAACAGACAAATCGCGGAGAAAGAGCATATGACATTTACTCACGATTATTAAAGGATCGTATTATTTTATTGGGGAGTGCAATTGATGATAATGTAGCAAATTCAATTGTAGCACAATTATTATTTCTAACAGCAGAAGATTCTGATAAAGATATTTCGTTATATATAAATAGTCCTGGTGGATCAATTACTGCTGGTATGGCTATTTATGATACGATGCAGTTTATTAAACCGAATGTTTCAACAATGTGTATTGGTATGGCTGCATCGATGGGTGCATTTTTACTAGCTGCTGGTACGAAAGGCAAGCGTTTTGCTTTACCAAATAGTGAAGTGATGATTCACCAACCACTAGGTGGTGCACAAGGTCAAGCAACCGAAATAGAAATTGCTGCGAAGCGCATTTTATTCTTACGTGATAAATTAAATGGTATCCTTTCTGAACGTACTGGTCAGCCGTTAGAAGTGATCGAACGTGATACAGAGCGTGATAATTTTATGACTGCAGAAAAAGCCACAGAATACGGCTTAATCGATAAAGTTCTAGATCCTGCGAAGTAA
- the whiA gene encoding DNA-binding protein WhiA translates to MSYASETKKELTNIEIKDCCAKSELSALIRMNGSLTFSNRKLIVTIQTENAAIARRIYTLLKRLYDVSVELLVRKKMRLKKNNVYIVRLIESAKGILEDLKIIDEGFSFLGRISDDLIKKKCCKRSYLRGAFLAGGSINNPETSSYHLEIFSLYREHSQALCELMNTSFQLNCKMIERKKGFVTYLKEAEKIAEFLNIIGAHSALLRFEDVRIVRDMRNSVNRLVNCETANLNKTVGAAIRQVENIRYIDETVGLSSLPDKLRVIAELRITYQDVTLKELGEMLPGGSISKSGINHRLRKIDEIADKLRSGHSIKTK, encoded by the coding sequence ATGTCATATGCATCAGAGACCAAAAAGGAACTCACAAATATTGAAATTAAAGATTGCTGTGCAAAGTCAGAGCTCTCTGCATTAATAAGAATGAATGGGTCATTAACTTTTTCAAATCGTAAACTCATTGTAACTATCCAAACTGAAAATGCAGCAATCGCAAGACGTATCTATACATTGCTAAAGAGATTGTATGATGTCTCAGTTGAACTATTAGTTAGAAAAAAAATGCGTTTGAAAAAGAATAATGTATATATTGTTCGCTTAATTGAAAGCGCTAAAGGTATTCTTGAAGACTTAAAAATCATCGATGAAGGTTTCTCGTTTCTTGGAAGGATTTCAGATGACTTAATTAAGAAAAAATGTTGTAAAAGATCTTATTTGCGTGGAGCTTTTTTAGCAGGCGGATCGATCAATAATCCAGAAACGTCTTCATACCACCTAGAGATATTTTCGTTATATCGGGAACATAGTCAAGCACTTTGTGAATTAATGAACACCAGCTTTCAATTAAATTGTAAAATGATTGAAAGAAAAAAAGGCTTTGTAACGTATTTAAAAGAAGCTGAAAAGATTGCTGAATTTCTAAATATTATCGGTGCCCATAGTGCATTGTTAAGATTTGAAGATGTCCGTATTGTTAGAGACATGAGGAATTCAGTTAATCGCTTAGTGAACTGTGAGACTGCCAATTTAAATAAAACAGTCGGTGCAGCTATTAGGCAAGTAGAAAATATTCGGTATATTGATGAAACAGTAGGGCTTAGTTCACTTCCCGACAAGCTTCGAGTTATTGCAGAGCTAAGAATTACTTATCAAGATGTTACATTAAAGGAACTAGGTGAAATGCTACCTGGTGGAAGCATAAGTAAATCAGGGATTAATCATCGCCTTCGAAAAATAGATGAAATCGCAGACAAGCTGCGATCAGGTCATTCTATTAAAACAAAATAA
- a CDS encoding transposase has product MKDDYMKNGQLKAGYNVQIATEGQYTLAYSLFTNPTDTRTLIPFLDEIEQHYFELPNHIVADAGYGSEQNYNDILSNRKREALITYNLYLKEKKKKYRQNTFNPDNWEYDEETDTYTCPNQKRLQFQYHSIRNDRTGFERKFKIYECEDCSSCPFRSLCTKAKEGNNRKLMVNEKWEQQKEYVRAKLSEEKTSAIYRKRKIDVEPVFGFLKANLCFSRFSVRGKSKVENEMGIALMAVNLNKITANK; this is encoded by the coding sequence ATGAAAGATGATTATATGAAAAACGGACAATTGAAAGCTGGTTACAATGTACAAATCGCAACGGAAGGTCAATACACGCTTGCCTATAGTTTGTTTACAAACCCAACAGATACACGTACGTTAATTCCATTTCTAGATGAAATTGAGCAACACTATTTCGAGTTACCGAACCACATTGTTGCAGATGCAGGTTATGGCAGTGAACAGAACTATAATGATATCCTTTCTAATAGAAAACGAGAAGCACTTATTACATATAACCTATATTTAAAAGAAAAAAAGAAAAAGTACCGACAAAACACATTTAATCCTGACAACTGGGAGTATGATGAGGAAACAGATACCTATACATGTCCTAATCAAAAACGTCTTCAATTTCAATATCATTCTATTCGCAATGACCGTACAGGTTTTGAACGGAAGTTCAAAATCTATGAGTGTGAAGACTGTTCCTCATGCCCATTCCGTTCATTATGTACAAAAGCAAAAGAAGGCAACAATCGAAAACTAATGGTGAATGAAAAATGGGAACAGCAAAAAGAATATGTAAGAGCGAAGCTTTCAGAAGAGAAAACGAGTGCCATCTATCGAAAACGAAAAATCGATGTGGAACCAGTTTTTGGATTTTTGAAGGCGAATTTGTGTTTCTCTCGATTTTCTGTACGTGGAAAATCGAAGGTGGAAAACGAAATGGGCATTGCGTTAATGGCTGTGAATTTAAACAAAATCACTGCCAACAAATAA